The following coding sequences are from one Triticum aestivum cultivar Chinese Spring chromosome 5A, IWGSC CS RefSeq v2.1, whole genome shotgun sequence window:
- the LOC123105647 gene encoding leucine aminopeptidase, with product MAPVDPHSYTDGAHPVTSHAALAFYLDFAASTIHASALVTLSAPHTGDLLLDTRALAVHSAATASPDSPAPIPFSLAADDDPVLGTALTLTLPPDTASFLLTFSTSPAASALQWLAPPQTASGLPFVFSQCQSIHARSVFPCHDTPAARITYSLLLNVPAQLSAVAAARHVARRDPVPSDHSGACDDALWCAPGRIVEEFEMAQCVPPYLFAFAAGGIGSRDLGPRTRVYAEGGDTLLDDAAREFAGVEDMVKVGESLFGPYEWERFDLLVLPPSFPYGGMENPRMVFLTPTVIKGDAAGAQVVAHELAHSWTGNLITNKTNEDFWLNEGFTTYAERRIVEVVQGEERAALNSGIGWRGLNRMMERFKDNMEFTKLKPKMAGIDPDDVYSEVPYEKGFQFLWRIERQIGRPAFDEFLKKYIANFKFQSIDTETFLEFLKANVPGIENQVDLHEWINGTGLPPDAMEPESATYKKICVLAAEFKSGKIPSEEEVADWSGQEWELYLENLPTDVEASQVTALDERYKLSESRDYEVKVAFLQLAIPTGCRCYFNEVEKCLKQVGRMKYLRPLYSSLARCSGEEEKMLAKRIFSEAQEFYHPIARGVAESILLKHG from the exons ATGGCGCCGGTGGATCCGCACTCCTACACCGACGGCGCGCACCCGGTGACCTCCCACGCCGCGCTTGCCTTCTACCTCGACTTCGCCGCCTCCACCATCCACGCCTCCGCGCTCGTCACCCTCTCCGCGCCGCACACCGGGGACCTGCTCCTCGACACGCGCGCCCTCGCCGTccactccgccgccaccgcctcccccgACTCCCCCGCCCCcatccccttctccctcgccgccgacgacgaccCGGTCCTGGGCACAGCGCTCACGCTCACCCTGCCCCCCGacaccgcctccttcctcctcaccTTCTCCACCTCCCCGGCCGCCTCCGCGCTGCAGTGGCTCGCCCCGCCGCAGACCGCCTCGGGCCTCCCCTTCGTCTTCTCCCAGTGCCAGTCCATCCACGCCCGCTCCGTCTTCCCCTGCCACGACACCCCCGCCGCGCGCATCACCTACTCGCTCCTCCTCAACGTCCCCGCGCagctctccgccgtcgccgccgcgcgccACGTCGCCCGCCGCGACCCCGTCCCCTCCGACCACAGCGGCGCCTGCGACGACGCGCTATGGTGCGCCCCCGGCCGAATCGTCGAGGAGTTCGAGATGGCGCAGTGCGTGCCGCCTTACCTCTTCGCCTTCGCCGCCGGCGGGATCGGCTCCCGGGACCTCGGCCCCCGGACGCGGGTCTACGCCGAGGGCGGGGACACGCTCCTCGACGACGCCGCCCGGGAGTTCGCCGGGGTCGAGGACATGGTCAAGGTCGGGGAGTCGCTCTTTGGGCCCTATGAGTGGGAGAGATTCGATCTGCTGGTGCTGCCGCCCAGTTTCCCCTACGGCGGCATGGAGAACCCCAGGATGGTGTTCCTCACGCCCACGGTGATCAAAGGGGACGCTGCAGGGGCGCAGGTGGTGGCCCATGAGCTCGCACATAGCTGGACTGGAAACCTCATCACCAACAAAACCAACGAGGACTTCTGGCTAAATGAG GGTTTCACAACATATGCTGAGAGGAGGATTGTCGAGGTGGTTCAAGGTGAGGAGCGGGCGGCCTTAAACAGCGGAATTGGATGGAGAGGGTTGAACAGAATGATGGAGAGGTTTAAGGATAACATGGAGTTTACCAAACTGAAGCCGAAGATGGCTGGGATTGATCCTGATGATGTTTACTCAGAAGTGCCCTATGAGAAAGGCTTCCAGTTCCTTTGGCGCATCGAACGCCAG ATTGGCCGACCTGCATTCGATGAATTCCTCAAGAAGTATATTGCCAACTTCAAGTTCCAATCAATAGATACAGAGACATTTCTTGAATTCCTGAAAGCCAATGTACCTGGGATTGAAAATCAAGTTGACCTTCATGAGTGGATCAACGGTACTGGTCTCCCTCCGGATGCCATGGAGCCAGAATCAGCTACCTATAAGAAGATTTGTGTCTTAGCTGCAGAGTTTAAGTCTGGAAAAATTccaagtgaagaggaggtggcAGACTGGAGTGGACAAGAATGGGAGCTTTACTTGGAAAATTTACCCACAGATGTTGAAGCATCACAG GTTACTGCTCTTGATGAACGGTACAAGCTGTCAGAAAGCCGTGACTACGAGGTCAAAGTCGCATTCCTCCAGCTAGCGATCCCCACGGGCTGCAGGTGTTACTTCAATGAGGTGGAGAAATGCTTGAAGCAGGTGGGAAGGATGAAGTACCTGCGCCCGCTCTACAGCTCGCTGGCACGGTGCTcaggggaggaggagaagatgcTGGCCAAGAGGATCTTCTCGGAGGCCCAAGAGTTCTACCACCCGATAGCCCGCGGTGTCGCAGAGAGCATCCTTTTGAAGCATGGCTAG